In one window of Solanum pennellii chromosome 2, SPENNV200 DNA:
- the LOC107011481 gene encoding histone-lysine N-methyltransferase CLF-like isoform X2, producing the protein MAGTSSIRIGQLTIDLPIGAAEGTTIEADEFLSVTESLKQQFASKRADYVKKRTEENAQKAYDLGELFLKLSTERKNHTVHGADSSIDLLSKRQQDVINMQTGIGSSNGDNDSNSSEDDGYASSEIRLGSSIAINSAVCPIILPQVERLPQYTTWVFLDRNQQMPVNQSVVGCRRIYYDKNSGEALICSDSEEELLEDEQEKKFVEYEDVMLRSTIQQIGLSDTVLELLGQFLSRKPSEVKARYEDLVKDKHECASKNENIQGTPDLFLDNDLDAALDSFDTLFCRRCFVFDCQSHGCSQDLIFPAEKQLPWCSPDVDKEPCCSNCYRLKEHKAGSTPSQIANHGENHVQPSEIANNTEVPGREHLSRTSNSCESDFKDIGSCSLESQQPQCGRTSRREVSPVLGSKNYFQGEGFGCQYKEAASAKNGMNHDDTLRENEFGDENNCNQEIDGEKPWRPLEKALFEKGLEMFGRSSCLIARNLLNGLKTCWEVFQYMNNSENKLSLVSDGVNGIFQGSFKGDGHTIVGNQPRRKSRFLHRRGRVRRLKYTGKSAGYNALRKRISERKDKLRRHYNPCNCQVPCGNECPCIVNGTLCEKYCGCKSFKNCKNHFRGCFCVKGQCRSRQCPCFAVDRECDPDVCRNCWIRDCYSVDGSVSLLAENNNKGVFIQYLLLSCGDGTLDIPPQRGDSNDCENMKLLLKQRQRVLLGRSDVSGWGAFLKNSVGKHEYLGEYTGEIISHHEADRRGKIYDLINSSFLFNLDDQCVLDAYRKGDKLKFANHSPDPNCYPKVIMAGGDHKVGIFAKQRICAGEELFYDYCYAPDTPHVWARKPEAPTTRKFFLEDLMCLAGVISCRMVMESMRTLGSILVK; encoded by the exons ATGGCGGGCACTTCTTCAATTCGCATTGGTCAACTTACCATTGATCTTCCA ATTGGTGCAGCTGAAGGAACAACCATAGAAGCTGATGAATTCTTATCAGTAACCGAATCTTTGAAGCAACAATTTGCTTCTAAACGTGCTGATTATGTAAAG AAAAGGACAGAAGAGAATGCACAAAAGGCGTATGATTTGGGGGAATTGTTTTTAAAGTTGTCAACAGAGAGAAAAAATCATACAGTTCATGGTGCGGATAGTAGCATTGATCTTCTGTCTAAGAGACAGCAGGATGTAATTAATATGCAAACTGGGATTGGTTCCAGCAATGGAGATAATGATAGCAATAGTTCTGAAGATGATGGATATGCCTCTTCTGAAATTCGTCTAGGATCTAGCATTGCCATCAATAGTGCTGTATGTCCCATTATACTTCCTCAAGTGGAAAGACTGCCTCAATATACTACATGGGTATTTTTGGATAG AAATCAGCAGATGCCCGTGAATCAATCAGTGGTTGGTTGTAGAAGAATTTATTATGACAAGAATAGTGGAGAAGCTCTAATTTGCAGTGATAGCGAGGAAGAATTACTTGAAGACGAACAAGAAAAGAAGTTTGTGGAGTACGAAGATGTTATGCTGCG TTCAACTATCCAACAAATTGGCCTGTCTGATACAGTGTTAGAATTGCTAGGGCAGTTCTTGTCTAGAAAACCCAGTGAAGTCAAG GCAAGATATGAAGATCTTGTTAAGGACAAACATGAATGCGCCTCAAAGAACGAGAACATCCAAGGGACTCCAGATTTGTTTCTTGACAACGATCTTGATGCTGCTCTAGATTCTTTTGACACCTTATTTTGTCGTCGATGCTTT GTTTTTGATTGTCAATCACATGGATGTTCGCAGGATCTGATTTTTCCG GCTGAAAAACAATTGCCATGGTGCTCTCCCGACGTGGATAAGGAGCCCTGTTGTTCAAATTGCTATCGCCTG AAGGAACACAAAGCTGGATCGACCCCCTCTCAGATTGCTAATCATGGAGAAAACCATGTCCAACCATCTGAAATTGCTAATAATACTGAGGTGCCTGGTAGGGAGCATCTATCAAGGACATCAAATTCTTGCGAAAGCGATTTCAAAGATATTGGTTCATGTTCGCTAGAATCACAACAACCTCAGTGTGGTAGAACTTCTAGGAGGGAAGTCTCTCCAGTATTGGGCagtaaaaattatttccaaGGTGAGGGTTTTGGTTGCCAATATAAAGAGGCTGCCAGTGCAAAAAATGGGATGAATCATGACGACACATTGAGGGAGAATGAGTTTGGGGATGAGAATAACTGCAATCAAGAAATAGATGGTGAGAAACCATGGAGACCACTTGAAAAGGCTCTATTTGAAAAAGGTCTGGAAATGTTTGGCCGGAGCAG CTGTTTGATTGCTCGAAATCTGCTGAATGGTTTAAAAACTTGTTGGGAGGTGTTCCAGTATATGAACAATTCCGAGAATAAGCTATCACTAGTAAGTGATGGGGTGAATGGAATATTTCAAGGCTCTTTTAAGGGTGATGGCCATACTATCGTG GGTAATCAACCACGGAGAAAATCTAGATTCTTACATAGAAGAGGTAGAGTTCGTCGCTTAAAATACACAGGGAAATCAGCTGGATATAATGCACTTAGGAAAAGAATATCTGAGAGGAAAGACAAGCTTCGCCGTCACTATAATCCATGTAATTGTCAAGTACCTTGTGGAAATGAGTGTCCTTGTATCGTAAATGGGACCCTCTGTGAAAAATATTGCGG ATGCAAAAGTTTCAAGAATTGCAAGAATCACTTTCGTGGTTGTTTTTGCGTAAAAGGTCAGTGTAGAAGCAGACAATGCCCTTGCTTTGCTGTTGACAGGGAATGCGATCCTGATGTTTGCCGAAATTGTTGGATCAG GGACTGCTATTCGGTGGATGGTAGTGTGAGCTTGTTAGCTGAGAATAATAATAAAGGGGTCTTTatacaatatctacttttaaG CTGTGGTGATGGGACTCTCGATATTCCTCCACAAAGAGGTGACAGTAATGACTGCGAGAACATGAAGCTTCTTCTCAAACAACGTCAAAGG GTTCTTCTTGGACGGTCTGATGTGTCTGGATGGGGTGCTTTCTTGAAG AATAGTGTTGGAAAGCACGAGTACCTTGGGGAGTATACCGGTGAAATAATCTCACACCATGAAGCTGATAGGCGTGGAAAGATTTATGATCTTATAAATTCTTCATTTCTCTTCAATTTGGATGACCAG TGTGTGCTTGATGCTTATCGGAAAGGTGACAAGTTGAAGTTCGCAAACCATTCTCCTGATCCAAATTGCTACCCCAAG GTTATTATGGCGGGTGGAGATCACAAAGTTGGTATATTTGCCAAACAAAGAATTTGTGCAGGAGAGGAACTCTTCTATGATTATTGTTATGCGCCAGATACACCACATGTCTGGGCAAGGAAGCCCGAGGCACCCACTACAAGAAA GTTCTTCTTGGAAGATCTGATGTGTCTGGCTGGGGTGATTTCTTGTAG AATGGTGATGGAAAGCATGAGAACCTTGGGGAGCATACTGGTGAAATAA
- the LOC107011481 gene encoding histone-lysine N-methyltransferase CLF-like isoform X6 translates to MAGTSSIRIGQLTIDLPIGAAEGTTIEADEFLSVTESLKQQFASKRADYVKKRTEENAQKAYDLGELFLKLSTERKNHTVHGADSSIDLLSKRQQDVINMQTGIGSSNGDNDSNSSEDDGYASSEIRLGSSIAINSAVCPIILPQVERLPQYTTWVFLDRNQQMPVNQSVVGCRRIYYDKNSGEALICSDSEEELLEDEQEKKFVEYEDVMLRSTIQQIGLSDTVLELLGQFLSRKPSEVKARYEDLVKDKHECASKNENIQGTPDLFLDNDLDAALDSFDTLFCRRCFVFDCQSHGCSQDLIFPAEKQLPWCSPDVDKEPCCSNCYRLKEHKAGSTPSQIANHGENHVQPSEIANNTEVPGREHLSRTSNSCESDFKDIGSCSLESQQPQCGRTSRREVSPVLGSKNYFQGEGFGCQYKEAASAKNGMNHDDTLRENEFGDENNCNQEIDGEKPWRPLEKALFEKGLEMFGRSSCLIARNLLNGLKTCWEVFQYMNNSENKLSLVSDGVNGIFQGSFKGDGHTIVGNQPRRKSRFLHRRGRVRRLKYTGKSAGYNALRKRISERKDKLRRHYNPCNCQVPCGNECPCIVNGTLCEKYCGCKSFKNCKNHFRGCFCVKGQCRSRQCPCFAVDRECDPDVCRNCWISCGDGTLDIPPQRGDSNDCENMKLLLKQRQRVLLGRSDVSGWGAFLKNSVGKHEYLGEYTGEIISHHEADRRGKIYDLINSSFLFNLDDQCVLDAYRKGDKLKFANHSPDPNCYPKVIMAGGDHKVGIFAKQRICAGEELFYDYCYAPDTPHVWARKPEAPTTRKFFLEDLMCLAGVISCRMVMESMRTLGSILVK, encoded by the exons ATGGCGGGCACTTCTTCAATTCGCATTGGTCAACTTACCATTGATCTTCCA ATTGGTGCAGCTGAAGGAACAACCATAGAAGCTGATGAATTCTTATCAGTAACCGAATCTTTGAAGCAACAATTTGCTTCTAAACGTGCTGATTATGTAAAG AAAAGGACAGAAGAGAATGCACAAAAGGCGTATGATTTGGGGGAATTGTTTTTAAAGTTGTCAACAGAGAGAAAAAATCATACAGTTCATGGTGCGGATAGTAGCATTGATCTTCTGTCTAAGAGACAGCAGGATGTAATTAATATGCAAACTGGGATTGGTTCCAGCAATGGAGATAATGATAGCAATAGTTCTGAAGATGATGGATATGCCTCTTCTGAAATTCGTCTAGGATCTAGCATTGCCATCAATAGTGCTGTATGTCCCATTATACTTCCTCAAGTGGAAAGACTGCCTCAATATACTACATGGGTATTTTTGGATAG AAATCAGCAGATGCCCGTGAATCAATCAGTGGTTGGTTGTAGAAGAATTTATTATGACAAGAATAGTGGAGAAGCTCTAATTTGCAGTGATAGCGAGGAAGAATTACTTGAAGACGAACAAGAAAAGAAGTTTGTGGAGTACGAAGATGTTATGCTGCG TTCAACTATCCAACAAATTGGCCTGTCTGATACAGTGTTAGAATTGCTAGGGCAGTTCTTGTCTAGAAAACCCAGTGAAGTCAAG GCAAGATATGAAGATCTTGTTAAGGACAAACATGAATGCGCCTCAAAGAACGAGAACATCCAAGGGACTCCAGATTTGTTTCTTGACAACGATCTTGATGCTGCTCTAGATTCTTTTGACACCTTATTTTGTCGTCGATGCTTT GTTTTTGATTGTCAATCACATGGATGTTCGCAGGATCTGATTTTTCCG GCTGAAAAACAATTGCCATGGTGCTCTCCCGACGTGGATAAGGAGCCCTGTTGTTCAAATTGCTATCGCCTG AAGGAACACAAAGCTGGATCGACCCCCTCTCAGATTGCTAATCATGGAGAAAACCATGTCCAACCATCTGAAATTGCTAATAATACTGAGGTGCCTGGTAGGGAGCATCTATCAAGGACATCAAATTCTTGCGAAAGCGATTTCAAAGATATTGGTTCATGTTCGCTAGAATCACAACAACCTCAGTGTGGTAGAACTTCTAGGAGGGAAGTCTCTCCAGTATTGGGCagtaaaaattatttccaaGGTGAGGGTTTTGGTTGCCAATATAAAGAGGCTGCCAGTGCAAAAAATGGGATGAATCATGACGACACATTGAGGGAGAATGAGTTTGGGGATGAGAATAACTGCAATCAAGAAATAGATGGTGAGAAACCATGGAGACCACTTGAAAAGGCTCTATTTGAAAAAGGTCTGGAAATGTTTGGCCGGAGCAG CTGTTTGATTGCTCGAAATCTGCTGAATGGTTTAAAAACTTGTTGGGAGGTGTTCCAGTATATGAACAATTCCGAGAATAAGCTATCACTAGTAAGTGATGGGGTGAATGGAATATTTCAAGGCTCTTTTAAGGGTGATGGCCATACTATCGTG GGTAATCAACCACGGAGAAAATCTAGATTCTTACATAGAAGAGGTAGAGTTCGTCGCTTAAAATACACAGGGAAATCAGCTGGATATAATGCACTTAGGAAAAGAATATCTGAGAGGAAAGACAAGCTTCGCCGTCACTATAATCCATGTAATTGTCAAGTACCTTGTGGAAATGAGTGTCCTTGTATCGTAAATGGGACCCTCTGTGAAAAATATTGCGG ATGCAAAAGTTTCAAGAATTGCAAGAATCACTTTCGTGGTTGTTTTTGCGTAAAAGGTCAGTGTAGAAGCAGACAATGCCCTTGCTTTGCTGTTGACAGGGAATGCGATCCTGATGTTTGCCGAAATTGTTGGATCAG CTGTGGTGATGGGACTCTCGATATTCCTCCACAAAGAGGTGACAGTAATGACTGCGAGAACATGAAGCTTCTTCTCAAACAACGTCAAAGG GTTCTTCTTGGACGGTCTGATGTGTCTGGATGGGGTGCTTTCTTGAAG AATAGTGTTGGAAAGCACGAGTACCTTGGGGAGTATACCGGTGAAATAATCTCACACCATGAAGCTGATAGGCGTGGAAAGATTTATGATCTTATAAATTCTTCATTTCTCTTCAATTTGGATGACCAG TGTGTGCTTGATGCTTATCGGAAAGGTGACAAGTTGAAGTTCGCAAACCATTCTCCTGATCCAAATTGCTACCCCAAG GTTATTATGGCGGGTGGAGATCACAAAGTTGGTATATTTGCCAAACAAAGAATTTGTGCAGGAGAGGAACTCTTCTATGATTATTGTTATGCGCCAGATACACCACATGTCTGGGCAAGGAAGCCCGAGGCACCCACTACAAGAAA GTTCTTCTTGGAAGATCTGATGTGTCTGGCTGGGGTGATTTCTTGTAG AATGGTGATGGAAAGCATGAGAACCTTGGGGAGCATACTGGTGAAATAA
- the LOC107011481 gene encoding histone-lysine N-methyltransferase CLF-like isoform X10, with product MAGTSSIRIGQLTIDLPIGAAEGTTIEADEFLSVTESLKQQFASKRADYVKKRTEENAQKAYDLGELFLKLSTERKNHTVHGADSSIDLLSKRQQDVINMQTGIGSSNGDNDSNSSEDDGYASSEIRLGSSIAINSAVCPIILPQVERLPQYTTWVFLDRNQQMPVNQSVVGCRRIYYDKNSGEALICSDSEEELLEDEQEKKFVEYEDVMLRSTIQQIGLSDTVLELLGQFLSRKPSEVKARYEDLVKDKHECASKNENIQGTPDLFLDNDLDAALDSFDTLFCRRCFVFDCQSHGCSQDLIFPAEKQLPWCSPDVDKEPCCSNCYRLEHKAGSTPSQIANHGENHVQPSEIANNTEVPGREHLSRTSNSCESDFKDIGSCSLESQQPQCGRTSRREVSPVLGSKNYFQGEGFGCQYKEAASAKNGMNHDDTLRENEFGDENNCNQEIDGEKPWRPLEKALFEKGLEMFGRSSCLIARNLLNGLKTCWEVFQYMNNSENKLSLVSDGVNGIFQGSFKGDGHTIVGNQPRRKSRFLHRRGRVRRLKYTGKSAGYNALRKRISERKDKLRRHYNPCNCQVPCGNECPCIVNGTLCEKYCGCKSFKNCKNHFRGCFCVKGQCRSRQCPCFAVDRECDPDVCRNCWISCGDGTLDIPPQRGDSNDCENMKLLLKQRQRVLLGRSDVSGWGAFLKNSVGKHEYLGEYTGEIISHHEADRRGKIYDLINSSFLFNLDDQCVLDAYRKGDKLKFANHSPDPNCYPKVIMAGGDHKVGIFAKQRICAGEELFYDYCYAPDTPHVWARKPEAPTTRKFFLEDLMCLAGVISCRMVMESMRTLGSILVK from the exons ATGGCGGGCACTTCTTCAATTCGCATTGGTCAACTTACCATTGATCTTCCA ATTGGTGCAGCTGAAGGAACAACCATAGAAGCTGATGAATTCTTATCAGTAACCGAATCTTTGAAGCAACAATTTGCTTCTAAACGTGCTGATTATGTAAAG AAAAGGACAGAAGAGAATGCACAAAAGGCGTATGATTTGGGGGAATTGTTTTTAAAGTTGTCAACAGAGAGAAAAAATCATACAGTTCATGGTGCGGATAGTAGCATTGATCTTCTGTCTAAGAGACAGCAGGATGTAATTAATATGCAAACTGGGATTGGTTCCAGCAATGGAGATAATGATAGCAATAGTTCTGAAGATGATGGATATGCCTCTTCTGAAATTCGTCTAGGATCTAGCATTGCCATCAATAGTGCTGTATGTCCCATTATACTTCCTCAAGTGGAAAGACTGCCTCAATATACTACATGGGTATTTTTGGATAG AAATCAGCAGATGCCCGTGAATCAATCAGTGGTTGGTTGTAGAAGAATTTATTATGACAAGAATAGTGGAGAAGCTCTAATTTGCAGTGATAGCGAGGAAGAATTACTTGAAGACGAACAAGAAAAGAAGTTTGTGGAGTACGAAGATGTTATGCTGCG TTCAACTATCCAACAAATTGGCCTGTCTGATACAGTGTTAGAATTGCTAGGGCAGTTCTTGTCTAGAAAACCCAGTGAAGTCAAG GCAAGATATGAAGATCTTGTTAAGGACAAACATGAATGCGCCTCAAAGAACGAGAACATCCAAGGGACTCCAGATTTGTTTCTTGACAACGATCTTGATGCTGCTCTAGATTCTTTTGACACCTTATTTTGTCGTCGATGCTTT GTTTTTGATTGTCAATCACATGGATGTTCGCAGGATCTGATTTTTCCG GCTGAAAAACAATTGCCATGGTGCTCTCCCGACGTGGATAAGGAGCCCTGTTGTTCAAATTGCTATCGCCTG GAACACAAAGCTGGATCGACCCCCTCTCAGATTGCTAATCATGGAGAAAACCATGTCCAACCATCTGAAATTGCTAATAATACTGAGGTGCCTGGTAGGGAGCATCTATCAAGGACATCAAATTCTTGCGAAAGCGATTTCAAAGATATTGGTTCATGTTCGCTAGAATCACAACAACCTCAGTGTGGTAGAACTTCTAGGAGGGAAGTCTCTCCAGTATTGGGCagtaaaaattatttccaaGGTGAGGGTTTTGGTTGCCAATATAAAGAGGCTGCCAGTGCAAAAAATGGGATGAATCATGACGACACATTGAGGGAGAATGAGTTTGGGGATGAGAATAACTGCAATCAAGAAATAGATGGTGAGAAACCATGGAGACCACTTGAAAAGGCTCTATTTGAAAAAGGTCTGGAAATGTTTGGCCGGAGCAG CTGTTTGATTGCTCGAAATCTGCTGAATGGTTTAAAAACTTGTTGGGAGGTGTTCCAGTATATGAACAATTCCGAGAATAAGCTATCACTAGTAAGTGATGGGGTGAATGGAATATTTCAAGGCTCTTTTAAGGGTGATGGCCATACTATCGTG GGTAATCAACCACGGAGAAAATCTAGATTCTTACATAGAAGAGGTAGAGTTCGTCGCTTAAAATACACAGGGAAATCAGCTGGATATAATGCACTTAGGAAAAGAATATCTGAGAGGAAAGACAAGCTTCGCCGTCACTATAATCCATGTAATTGTCAAGTACCTTGTGGAAATGAGTGTCCTTGTATCGTAAATGGGACCCTCTGTGAAAAATATTGCGG ATGCAAAAGTTTCAAGAATTGCAAGAATCACTTTCGTGGTTGTTTTTGCGTAAAAGGTCAGTGTAGAAGCAGACAATGCCCTTGCTTTGCTGTTGACAGGGAATGCGATCCTGATGTTTGCCGAAATTGTTGGATCAG CTGTGGTGATGGGACTCTCGATATTCCTCCACAAAGAGGTGACAGTAATGACTGCGAGAACATGAAGCTTCTTCTCAAACAACGTCAAAGG GTTCTTCTTGGACGGTCTGATGTGTCTGGATGGGGTGCTTTCTTGAAG AATAGTGTTGGAAAGCACGAGTACCTTGGGGAGTATACCGGTGAAATAATCTCACACCATGAAGCTGATAGGCGTGGAAAGATTTATGATCTTATAAATTCTTCATTTCTCTTCAATTTGGATGACCAG TGTGTGCTTGATGCTTATCGGAAAGGTGACAAGTTGAAGTTCGCAAACCATTCTCCTGATCCAAATTGCTACCCCAAG GTTATTATGGCGGGTGGAGATCACAAAGTTGGTATATTTGCCAAACAAAGAATTTGTGCAGGAGAGGAACTCTTCTATGATTATTGTTATGCGCCAGATACACCACATGTCTGGGCAAGGAAGCCCGAGGCACCCACTACAAGAAA GTTCTTCTTGGAAGATCTGATGTGTCTGGCTGGGGTGATTTCTTGTAG AATGGTGATGGAAAGCATGAGAACCTTGGGGAGCATACTGGTGAAATAA
- the LOC107011481 gene encoding histone-lysine N-methyltransferase CLF-like isoform X3 gives MAGTSSIRIGQLTIDLPIGAAEGTTIEADEFLSVTESLKQQFASKRADYVKKRTEENAQKAYDLGELFLKLSTERKNHTVHGADSSIDLLSKRQQDVINMQTGIGSSNGDNDSNSSEDDGYASSEIRLGSSIAINSAVCPIILPQVERLPQYTTWVFLDRNQQMPVNQSVVGCRRIYYDKNSGEALICSDSEEELLEDEQEKKFVEYEDVMLRSTIQQIGLSDTVLELLGQFLSRKPSEVKARYEDLVKDKHECASKNENIQGTPDLFLDNDLDAALDSFDTLFCRRCFVFDCQSHGCSQDLIFPAEKQLPWCSPDVDKEPCCSNCYRLEHKAGSTPSQIANHGENHVQPSEIANNTEVPGREHLSRTSNSCESDFKDIGSCSLESQQPQCGRTSRREVSPVLGSKNYFQGEGFGCQYKEAASAKNGMNHDDTLRENEFGDENNCNQEIDGEKPWRPLEKALFEKGLEMFGRSSCLIARNLLNGLKTCWEVFQYMNNSENKLSLVSDGVNGIFQGSFKGDGHTIVGNQPRRKSRFLHRRGRVRRLKYTGKSAGYNALRKRISERKDKLRRHYNPCNCQVPCGNECPCIVNGTLCEKYCGCKSFKNCKNHFRGCFCVKGQCRSRQCPCFAVDRECDPDVCRNCWIRDCYSVDGSVSLLAENNNKGVFIQYLLLSCGDGTLDIPPQRGDSNDCENMKLLLKQRQRVLLGRSDVSGWGAFLKNSVGKHEYLGEYTGEIISHHEADRRGKIYDLINSSFLFNLDDQCVLDAYRKGDKLKFANHSPDPNCYPKVIMAGGDHKVGIFAKQRICAGEELFYDYCYAPDTPHVWARKPEAPTTRKFFLEDLMCLAGVISCRMVMESMRTLGSILVK, from the exons ATGGCGGGCACTTCTTCAATTCGCATTGGTCAACTTACCATTGATCTTCCA ATTGGTGCAGCTGAAGGAACAACCATAGAAGCTGATGAATTCTTATCAGTAACCGAATCTTTGAAGCAACAATTTGCTTCTAAACGTGCTGATTATGTAAAG AAAAGGACAGAAGAGAATGCACAAAAGGCGTATGATTTGGGGGAATTGTTTTTAAAGTTGTCAACAGAGAGAAAAAATCATACAGTTCATGGTGCGGATAGTAGCATTGATCTTCTGTCTAAGAGACAGCAGGATGTAATTAATATGCAAACTGGGATTGGTTCCAGCAATGGAGATAATGATAGCAATAGTTCTGAAGATGATGGATATGCCTCTTCTGAAATTCGTCTAGGATCTAGCATTGCCATCAATAGTGCTGTATGTCCCATTATACTTCCTCAAGTGGAAAGACTGCCTCAATATACTACATGGGTATTTTTGGATAG AAATCAGCAGATGCCCGTGAATCAATCAGTGGTTGGTTGTAGAAGAATTTATTATGACAAGAATAGTGGAGAAGCTCTAATTTGCAGTGATAGCGAGGAAGAATTACTTGAAGACGAACAAGAAAAGAAGTTTGTGGAGTACGAAGATGTTATGCTGCG TTCAACTATCCAACAAATTGGCCTGTCTGATACAGTGTTAGAATTGCTAGGGCAGTTCTTGTCTAGAAAACCCAGTGAAGTCAAG GCAAGATATGAAGATCTTGTTAAGGACAAACATGAATGCGCCTCAAAGAACGAGAACATCCAAGGGACTCCAGATTTGTTTCTTGACAACGATCTTGATGCTGCTCTAGATTCTTTTGACACCTTATTTTGTCGTCGATGCTTT GTTTTTGATTGTCAATCACATGGATGTTCGCAGGATCTGATTTTTCCG GCTGAAAAACAATTGCCATGGTGCTCTCCCGACGTGGATAAGGAGCCCTGTTGTTCAAATTGCTATCGCCTG GAACACAAAGCTGGATCGACCCCCTCTCAGATTGCTAATCATGGAGAAAACCATGTCCAACCATCTGAAATTGCTAATAATACTGAGGTGCCTGGTAGGGAGCATCTATCAAGGACATCAAATTCTTGCGAAAGCGATTTCAAAGATATTGGTTCATGTTCGCTAGAATCACAACAACCTCAGTGTGGTAGAACTTCTAGGAGGGAAGTCTCTCCAGTATTGGGCagtaaaaattatttccaaGGTGAGGGTTTTGGTTGCCAATATAAAGAGGCTGCCAGTGCAAAAAATGGGATGAATCATGACGACACATTGAGGGAGAATGAGTTTGGGGATGAGAATAACTGCAATCAAGAAATAGATGGTGAGAAACCATGGAGACCACTTGAAAAGGCTCTATTTGAAAAAGGTCTGGAAATGTTTGGCCGGAGCAG CTGTTTGATTGCTCGAAATCTGCTGAATGGTTTAAAAACTTGTTGGGAGGTGTTCCAGTATATGAACAATTCCGAGAATAAGCTATCACTAGTAAGTGATGGGGTGAATGGAATATTTCAAGGCTCTTTTAAGGGTGATGGCCATACTATCGTG GGTAATCAACCACGGAGAAAATCTAGATTCTTACATAGAAGAGGTAGAGTTCGTCGCTTAAAATACACAGGGAAATCAGCTGGATATAATGCACTTAGGAAAAGAATATCTGAGAGGAAAGACAAGCTTCGCCGTCACTATAATCCATGTAATTGTCAAGTACCTTGTGGAAATGAGTGTCCTTGTATCGTAAATGGGACCCTCTGTGAAAAATATTGCGG ATGCAAAAGTTTCAAGAATTGCAAGAATCACTTTCGTGGTTGTTTTTGCGTAAAAGGTCAGTGTAGAAGCAGACAATGCCCTTGCTTTGCTGTTGACAGGGAATGCGATCCTGATGTTTGCCGAAATTGTTGGATCAG GGACTGCTATTCGGTGGATGGTAGTGTGAGCTTGTTAGCTGAGAATAATAATAAAGGGGTCTTTatacaatatctacttttaaG CTGTGGTGATGGGACTCTCGATATTCCTCCACAAAGAGGTGACAGTAATGACTGCGAGAACATGAAGCTTCTTCTCAAACAACGTCAAAGG GTTCTTCTTGGACGGTCTGATGTGTCTGGATGGGGTGCTTTCTTGAAG AATAGTGTTGGAAAGCACGAGTACCTTGGGGAGTATACCGGTGAAATAATCTCACACCATGAAGCTGATAGGCGTGGAAAGATTTATGATCTTATAAATTCTTCATTTCTCTTCAATTTGGATGACCAG TGTGTGCTTGATGCTTATCGGAAAGGTGACAAGTTGAAGTTCGCAAACCATTCTCCTGATCCAAATTGCTACCCCAAG GTTATTATGGCGGGTGGAGATCACAAAGTTGGTATATTTGCCAAACAAAGAATTTGTGCAGGAGAGGAACTCTTCTATGATTATTGTTATGCGCCAGATACACCACATGTCTGGGCAAGGAAGCCCGAGGCACCCACTACAAGAAA GTTCTTCTTGGAAGATCTGATGTGTCTGGCTGGGGTGATTTCTTGTAG AATGGTGATGGAAAGCATGAGAACCTTGGGGAGCATACTGGTGAAATAA